From the Paenibacillus sp. MMS20-IR301 genome, the window GATCTGAAGGGCTGGGTCAGCGAAGGCGTGATGCTGCTGACAACAGCCTATTCGATCCGGCACGACCCTTCGCTGCTGACTGACCTGATCTATACGCTGAATAATGTGGGAGCAGCTGCGCTTGCGATCAAGCCGGCCCGCTTCCTGAAGGAAATCCCGCAGGGAGCCATCGAGGCCAGCAATGCCTGCGGCCTGCCGATTGTGGAGATCCCGCCGGAGATTCCGTATACAGACATCACCCAGCCCGTAATGGAACTGCTGCTAGGGCGCCAGGCGATGCTGCTGCGTCGCGCCGAGGAGGTGTACCGTACCTTAACCACAATGGTGCTGGAGAATAGCGGCATACAGGCAGTTACCGATAATGTGGCTGAGTTCCTGAAAGCGCCGGTAGCACTGGTCGATACTGAACAGCAGATTATCGTATCTTCACCGTCCGACTTTGACTGGGAACACCGTCCTGCACCGCTCAGCTGGAATATCCATGTGGACCGGCGCACAGTCGCGCGGCTTCAGGTGGATAAGGAGCGGCTTGATGATATGGAGGAGGTCGGGATCGAACAGGCCCGGCTTGTATTTGCCCTGGAGCTGATGCGGCGGAAGGTTGCTGAGGATACCGAGTTCCGGCTGCGCGGTAATTTTATCGACGAATTGCTGACGCCGCCGCTGCCTTCACGCCATGAGGTGCAGCGGCGGGCGCGCCAGCTGAAGATGAATCCGGAGCATAAGTGGGAGGTAGCTGTCATTGAAGGGGAGACCGCGCCGGATGAGGAGACAGTGAACCGTCTGCTGGACCGTGAAGCACGCAGGCGCGGCGTTATCCCTCATGTCGAGTACAGGTCCAGCCGGGCTGTATTGTTCCTGCCGACACCGGAAGGGCGGAAATCTGCCAGTACAGATGATGATGAAGATTCCTGGGCCAGGACACTGGAAGGCTGGCTGCAGGATAAAAGCACAGGGCTCGGCAGCTACCGGAGCGGGATTGGCACTCCGGAATATTTATGGGATATCTACACCAGTTATAACGAAGCACGCAAAGCCCTGTCGGTGTCCCGGCGGCTGGGCCAAGGGGGCGGCAGTGTAACCCGTTACGAACAGATGGAGGTATACCATTTGCTGGAGGGTCTGGACAGCCAGCGCTTCGAGCGCCTGTTCGAGCGTAAGCTGGGCAAGCTGCTCCGCTATGACAAAGAGCATGACAGCAACATGCTGCTGACCTTT encodes:
- a CDS encoding PucR family transcriptional regulator ligand-binding domain-containing protein: MNTRGITLRELMELPELKKAKVISGEQGLERIVRFVDIMEVPDLKGWVSEGVMLLTTAYSIRHDPSLLTDLIYTLNNVGAAALAIKPARFLKEIPQGAIEASNACGLPIVEIPPEIPYTDITQPVMELLLGRQAMLLRRAEEVYRTLTTMVLENSGIQAVTDNVAEFLKAPVALVDTEQQIIVSSPSDFDWEHRPAPLSWNIHVDRRTVARLQVDKERLDDMEEVGIEQARLVFALELMRRKVAEDTEFRLRGNFIDELLTPPLPSRHEVQRRARQLKMNPEHKWEVAVIEGETAPDEETVNRLLDREARRRGVIPHVEYRSSRAVLFLPTPEGRKSASTDDDEDSWARTLEGWLQDKSTGLGSYRSGIGTPEYLWDIYTSYNEARKALSVSRRLGQGGGSVTRYEQMEVYHLLEGLDSQRFERLFERKLGKLLRYDKEHDSNMLLTFYHYLECRGSLIETANSLYIHRNSVKYRLERIRDITGFDLNDPREQFVCHLCLIYYYLQEK